Below is a genomic region from Glaciihabitans sp. INWT7.
ACGACATCCAGTTTCTACAGCGGGCGGTGGAGACGCAGGAAGCTTTCTTCCACACCTTCAACACCCTCCACGACCACAACAAGCAGGTGGTCATCACCAGTGACCTGCCGCCGAAGGCCCTCACCGGGTTCGAGGACCGCATGCGGTCCCGGTTCGAATGGGGACTGATCACGGATGTTCAGGCGCCCGACCTCGAGACCCGCATCGCCATTCTGCGCAAGAAGGCCCAGAGCGAGAAGCTGCAGGTGAGTGCCGAGATCCTGGAGTACATGGCAACGAAGGTCTCTTCCAACATCCGCGAACTCGAGGGGACCCTCATCCGGGTCACCGCCTTCGCCAGCCTCAACCGCACACCCGTCGACCTCGCGCTCGTCCAGACCGTGCTGAAGGACCTGATCACCCTCGACGACGACAACGTCATCGCGCCGGTCGACATCATCAACCACACCGCGGAGTACTTCAAGTTCACCGTCGACGATCTCTATGGCTCGTCCCGGTCCCAGGCCGTCGCGACCGCCCGGCAGATCGCGATGTACCTCTGCCGGGAGATGACCAACCTGTCCCTCCCCAAGATCGGCCAACTCTTTGGCAACCGCGACCACACCACGGTGATGTACGCCAACAAGAAGATCACCGAACTCATGAAAGAACGTCGCTCGATCTACAACCAGGTAACGGAACTCACCAGCCGCATCAAGCAGAATCACCGCTACAACTCGATCTAAGCGCCAAGGTAGACGACTCAGTCTCGCAGTGTGGATAACCTGTGGATAACTGTGGAACACGCCGATAAACACTGTGCAATCAAAACCCGCCCTGT
It encodes:
- the dnaA gene encoding chromosomal replication initiator protein DnaA, which produces MSDITDSTQEIWTSVLTTLRTDDRITPQLQGFLSLVEPKGVMAATLYLEVPNDLTRGMLEQRIRLPLLDALNGLDGEQSVSNFAIVVNPEIAHDALSHPSADALEQQPQPYIEQPMAPTPPTEGIASGTRRADSRLNPKYNFDNFVIGGSNRFAHAAAVAVAEAPAKAYNPLFIYGDSGLGKTHLLHAIGHYAESLYPGIRVRYVSSEEFTNDFINSIANNRASVFQSRYREIDILLIDDIQFLQRAVETQEAFFHTFNTLHDHNKQVVITSDLPPKALTGFEDRMRSRFEWGLITDVQAPDLETRIAILRKKAQSEKLQVSAEILEYMATKVSSNIRELEGTLIRVTAFASLNRTPVDLALVQTVLKDLITLDDDNVIAPVDIINHTAEYFKFTVDDLYGSSRSQAVATARQIAMYLCREMTNLSLPKIGQLFGNRDHTTVMYANKKITELMKERRSIYNQVTELTSRIKQNHRYNSI